AAATAAGTGGAGACCTTTTGAGTGAAGATCTACGTCAAGCTCTTGACTCCCTAGCCGAAATCACCGGTGGTCAAATTACCCCCAACGAAGTATTAGGAAATATCTTCAAAAATTTCTGCGTGGGAAAATAGATTAACTATTCTTTTTATAGCTCTGTACTGCCCAACAACCCATCAGCGTACCGATGCCAGCAAGGGCTAAGACCTGATGGGCAGTTTCGTGCAGCCCACCACCACGGATAAAGACGGTGCGGATGGCATCGATGAAGTAGTGCATGGGGTTGATATAGGTGGTAAGATAGGCCCACTGAGGCATAGAGCGTGTGGGGGTGAAAAGTCCCGAAAGCAGCATGATGCTCACCACAAAGAACCACATGACGAACATGGCCTGCTGCATGGTGTCGGAGTAGTTGGACACGATGAGTCCGAAAGAAGAGAAGAATAGCGCCAGCAGCATAGCAAGCACGTAGATGAGCCACACGGGACCAGCAGGTGTGATGCCATAAACGAACCACGCCAACAACAAGCACACGGTGATGACAAACAGCGCAATGAGCCAGTATGGGATAAGTTTGGCGAGGATGAACGACCACTTGGAAACGGGCGTAACGTTGATCTGTTCGATGGTGCCTGCCTCTTTCTCGCCAACGATGTTGAGTGTGGGCAGAAAGCCCGTCATCAGCATCATCACAATGGCAAAGAGGGCGGGAATCATGTAGAGTTTGTAGTTCTGACCCTTGTTGTAGAGGAGAAGAGACCCACCCCCAGCCCTCCCTGTGAGGGAGGGAGCAGATACCTGCTGCCCTTGAGAGTAACCACTCCCCTCCATTACAGGGAGGGGCTGGGGGGTGGGTCTTATTATCTGACTCAGATAGGCGCTGCCCATTGAGCCTTTGGTGCCGTTGACGGCATTGGCTGCAATGAGATACTTGCCACCGCGAATCTCGAGGATGACATCGGCCCTACCCTTCTCAATGTCCTTCATCGCTTCAGCGTAGGTGGCCTTCTGTCCACCGAAGATGAAATAATTAGAGGCAGCAATCTGCTGTACCAATCGCTGCGACTCCACGGTGTGGTCTATGTCAACCACATCCACCACAATGTTCTTCACTTCCATCTGCATCACCCACGGCATGACGCACATGATGACGATGGGGAACATGATGATGAGTTTGGGCAGAAACACATTGCGGCGTATCTGCAGGAACTCCTTTTGTATGAGATACTTAATCATAATTGAGAATTGACAATTGACAATTGATAATTATTATCACTTCAGTCTTACATCAAACTTCTTCAAGGCGATGGCAAGCAGCACCACCGTCATACCTGTCAGCACAGCTACCTCGCGAGCCACTTCGCCAATGCCCACACCCATGATCATCAGCTTGCGCATGGCCTCGATATAGTAGCGGGGCGGAACCACCGCAGCCAGCCACTGAAGCACTTGCGGCATCGACTCTACTGGAAACAGCATGCCCGACAGCATCACCACAGGCATGAGCAGTACCATAGCCGATAGTAGCAGGGCTACAAGTTGTGTCTGTGCCACGTTGGAGATGAGCAGTCCCAGCGAGAGCGCCAACAGAATATAGAGGGTGCTCACAGCCAGAATCCAGAACAGCGAACCAGCAAGGGGCACTCCCAGCACGAAACGCGCCATCAGGAGGATGGTGATGAGGATGGCGAAGGCCAGCACCAGATAGGGCACCGCCTTGGCAATGATTACCATCAGGGGCTTAACGGGTGATACTAACAGTATCTCCATCGTACCTTTCTCTTTCTCGCGGACAATCGATATCGAGGTCATCATGGCACAGATGAGCATCAGCAGCATACCCATGATGGCAGGCACGAAGTTGTAGGCCGACTTCATCTGCGGATTGTAGAGGAGTCTCACCCCCAGCCCCGGCCTCACCCCTAACCCCTCTCCGAAGAGAGAGGGGAACTTGAAGGGCGAGGGGAGTGAATAGTGTTTGCCGTCAACTGGCTGAGACAGTATGCTTTGGGCGTATGTAGTCCATTGCTGAGCCATATTGGGGTCGCTACCGTCAACCATGATTTGCCACTGAAGGTTACTACTCCCCTCGCCCTTCAAGTTCCCCTCGCCCCTTGGAGAGGGGTTAGGGGTGAGGCCGGGGCTGGGGGTGAGGCTCATATCAGCCTTCTGACTGCG
The sequence above is a segment of the Prevotella sp. E9-3 genome. Coding sequences within it:
- a CDS encoding ABC transporter permease, with translation MMIKYLIQKEFLQIRRNVFLPKLIIMFPIVIMCVMPWVMQMEVKNIVVDVVDIDHTVESQRLVQQIAASNYFIFGGQKATYAEAMKDIEKGRADVILEIRGGKYLIAANAVNGTKGSMGSAYLSQIIRPTPQPLPVMEGSGYSQGQQVSAPSLTGRAGGGSLLLYNKGQNYKLYMIPALFAIVMMLMTGFLPTLNIVGEKEAGTIEQINVTPVSKWSFILAKLIPYWLIALFVITVCLLLAWFVYGITPAGPVWLIYVLAMLLALFFSSFGLIVSNYSDTMQQAMFVMWFFVVSIMLLSGLFTPTRSMPQWAYLTTYINPMHYFIDAIRTVFIRGGGLHETAHQVLALAGIGTLMGCWAVQSYKKNS
- a CDS encoding ABC transporter permease, whose product is MKQFIAFVIKEAKHILRDKRTMLILFGMPVVMMLLFGFAITTDVKNVRTVVVTSEMSPRTQQAVERLAQSEYFVITQTVNTPQEAERLIRSQKADMSLTPSPGLTPNPSPRGEGNLKGEGSSNLQWQIMVDGSDPNMAQQWTTYAQSILSQPVDGKHYSLPSPFKFPSLFGEGLGVRPGLGVRLLYNPQMKSAYNFVPAIMGMLLMLICAMMTSISIVREKEKGTMEILLVSPVKPLMVIIAKAVPYLVLAFAILITILLMARFVLGVPLAGSLFWILAVSTLYILLALSLGLLISNVAQTQLVALLLSAMVLLMPVVMLSGMLFPVESMPQVLQWLAAVVPPRYYIEAMRKLMIMGVGIGEVAREVAVLTGMTVVLLAIALKKFDVRLK